Part of the Pseudomonas baltica genome is shown below.
ATAACGCCTGCTTGCTGCCGAAGGGCGCCACTGCCTGGGTGTGCGGCCCGGAGGAGGCGATCATTGCGTAGTAGCCGCGGTCGGTGGCCTGTTTGGCCAAGGCCGCGAGGCAACCGATGTGGTGGCTGCGACGCATGGCGAAGGTGAACACGCCGTGCTCGGCCACCCGCTCGAAGCCCAGGGTCAGGGCGCGCTGCATCAGCCACAGGCCGGGCAGGTAATCACCATCCCAGACCACGGTGGCGCCGGTATCGCGCACGGTTTCCGGCACGCCGGTGGCGGTCATGCCACCGCCCTGGAGCTCCTTGAGGTAGGCGCCGCATTGCGCCAGGCCATGGGTTTCGCGGCCGAGCATGTCGGTCAGCAGCAGCAGGTCGGCGACGCAATGGGCTTTTTCGCTGTCCATGCCGGCGGCGCCGAACAGTGCGGCGGCCAGGCTCGCCAGGGCTTGCGGGGGACGGTAGAGCGCAACGACAGGCATGCACACCTCTTCTTGTCAGCGTTTTTATTGGGTCAACCCGAAAGTGATCGGGAGCAGTGCCGTTCACGCTAAATCAGGGGCTTGATACCGTCTACGCTTGCGCTTGAATCAGTTGATACCTATTGTGCATCGATGATTACCCTTGCCCAGTTGCGTTGCTTCCTTGCCGTCGTCGACGAGATGAATTTTCGTCGCGCCGCCGCGCGCCTGAACATGACTCAGCCACCGTTGACGCGGCAGATCCAGGCCCTGGAGCATCAGGTCGGCGCACCCTTGTTCGACCGCAGCTCGCGTCATATCCGCCTGACCGCCGCCGGTGAGCATTTCGTGCGCTCGGCCCGGCGCATCATGGCGCAGTCGCTGGACGCGGTACGCGATGCCCGGCGTATCGCGGGCGGCGACAGTGGCGCCTTGACCATCGCTTTCACGGCGGCCTCCAGCTACGTGTTTTTGCCGCGCATGGTGGCCCTGCTAAGGGCGCAGATGCCGGAGGTGTCGTTGACCCTGCGGGAAATGACCTCCCCCCAACAGTGGGCGGCGTTGCGCGATGAGCAGATCGATATCGGCCTGTCGCGCCCGCCCATGATCCAGGCCGGCATCGATTCGCAGCGCGTCTACCGCGAACGCCTCTGCGCGGTATTGCCCGTTGGGCATGCTTTGGCCGAGGCCGGTGCAATCGCCCTCGAAGCCTTGGCCGGCGAGACATTGATCACCTATCCGCCGGTCGAGGCGCTGTACCTGCATGACTTGATCAATGGCTGGTTGCACGTTCGCGGGGTGACCTTCGCCGATGTTCAGCATGTCACGCAGACCCACTCGATCCTGGCGCTGGTGGCCGCCGGGCTAGGCGTCGGCATCGTGCCGCAATCGGTAGAACGCTTCATGCCGGCCGAAGTGGTGCTCAAGCCGATAGTGGGAGCCGAGGAGGTGAGCGTGGACCTGATCCTGGCGTGGCGGCGCACTACCGACAACGCCGCCTGCCAACCGGCCGCGCGGTTGATCATCGAAACCTTGGTGGGCCCCTGAGCCCCTGCCTGCAGGTGTGAGTGCAAGCAGGTGATTAGTTAGCATGCGAAGTATCATCCTCGGCGCCGATGTTCACTATCGTCAGCAGTGATTTCTGCCCCCGCAGGCAGCTCCCTAAAATGGCCCCACAGACCAAGGAGCTACCACCATGCCAGCCACTCAATCGATTCTTCGCCGTTTTACCTTCATTTTCGCTGCGGTTGCCGTCACCGTCCTCAGCGGCTGTGCCACGTCCCAGCAAGCCTACCTGGCCGACTCCAGCCCGGCGCAAAGCATCCAGTGCAATGGTGTATTCGGTAGCTGGGATGCTTGCCGCTCGCAAGCGGTGATCGCTTGTGGCGATACCGGTTATCAGGTAATTGCCCGCAATCACATCGATGGACTGTCCGAGCCTGAAGCTGAGCAGCGTGTCGCCAGCCAGTCTTTCCATGAGCGCAACATGCTGATTCAGTGCGGCGTCGGCGCCACCCGCTTGGCCGGCTTGAGCTCCCCCTCGGACGCCAGCGCCGAGCTCTGAGGGTGCCAGTGGCGCCGAGGAAGGTCTGTATCGGCGCCCCGATGCAAGTTGCCACTAGCTGTCAGCACCGTTGAACGACTATTCTGAACCCTGCGCAATGTATTCCGTCCAGATGTAATAGAAGCGTCTGGTCCGGTATTGCTCCATCCTCAAAAGCATCCTTTGAAGCCATTTTCAAAGTGATATCCGGGCAGACCAGGGGAGGACAGTCGGTGATACCCATCCGTGAATTGCGCCAGATCATAGAATCAAGTTTCGGGCCGATGACGTGCAGTTGCGCAGTCAACCCCGGCGGTACGTTGACGATCGAAGTCACCGACCCCCACACGGGCCAGGTCGACTTGCTGGTGGTGGGAGTTCCCACGCAAAAGCTCGTGTCAGTGCGCGCCATCAATGACCTGATTGCCGAACTCAGGGCCGATCTGCGGGCTAACCAGGAATGGTTCAGCCGCCACCATCAGCCGTCTGGTGGCAGCAAGACGCACAACAATTGACGTCGCGCTCGCTTCTTGAGGCAAGCCCTGCGGCAGAGTCCTGGGTGTAGGCACGCTGTGCCGGCCTCATCGCGAGCAAGCTTTGCTCCCACAAGTGTTCGGCGATTCGATCGCGAGCTGTATTGGCAAGGCTTGCGTGCGAAAGCGATCCTCTGGATCGCCATACCGGGCAAATTGCCACGTTATCCGAGCCTCCCTACCAGCGGCAGTTGCCTGAACGGGGCATATGCCCTATGTTCACCGTTTCGCCCCTCGGACACCCCCCGCATCATGCCCAACGATCAAGCCGGCCTGTGTTGTGCAACGGCCATGCGCAAGGCCTCCCGGCGCATCACCCAGTTCTACGACGACGCATTGGCGCCTTCGGGCCTGCGCTCGACCCAATATGCGATCCTCGCCGAACTGGCCGCACGGGCGCAGTGCCCCCCGACGCTGCAGGAACTTGCCGATGCGCTGGTGCTGGACCGTTCGGCGCTGGGACACAACCTCAAGCCACTGGAGCGCGATGGCCTGATCGGACAGCAGCAGTGCATCGAAGACCGCCGTCGGCGGTTGATCACCCTGAGCGCCGAAGGACAGGCTACCTTCGAGCTCGCCCAGGGGCTGTGGCAGCGCGCCCAAGCGCATTTTCTGGAAGTATTCGGCGAGACCAAGGCCTGCGCCTTGCGCCAGACCCTGCTGGAAATCGCCTACGACGATCGGCTGGTGTCGGCCAGGGGTTAAGGCGTGGCTGAGGTAACCGGGGTAACGCAAACTGGGCAAGGTTTCATCCTCACCCGGCATTGGCACGACAGCCCTCAGGGCACGTGGGTAGAGTTCTGGCTGGCGACTGACCAGGGCCCGCGGCACGTGCGGCTGGCGCCGCAACCCTCGGTGGCATTCTTCCCTGAGGCCCAGCGCGACCAGGTGCAAGCATTGCTGAGCAACGAGGCGGGCGCCGACATTCGCCCGCTGCAGCTGCGCGACTTTCAGCATCGTCCGGTGCTCGGCCTGTATTGCCAGCAGCATCGACAGCTGATGGCGTTGGAAACCCTGCTGCGGCGCCATTCGGTCGATGTCTATGAGGCCGACATCCGCCCGCCGGAGCGCTTCTTGATGGAGCGCTTCATCACCGCACCGGTCAGCTTCAGCGGCCAGCCGGATGCCCAAGGGGTGTTGACCAGCGCCCAGCTCAAACCCAGTGCCGATTACCGTCCCAAGCTGCGCCTGGTGTCGCTGGATATCGAAACCACCGAGCAGGGCGAGCTGTACTGTATTGGCCTGGAGGGCTGCGGCCAACGCCAGGTGTATATGCTCGGGCCAGCTAACGGCGATGCCACGCGGGTGGATTTCGACCTCCAATACTGCGCCACCCGCGTGCAACTGCTCGAAGCCCTCAACGCCTGGATGGCGCGCCACGACCCCGATGCGATCATCGGCTGGAACCTGGTGCAGTTCGACCTGCGCGTGCTGCATCAGCATGCTCGGCAACTGGCGGTACCGCTGCGTCTGGGGCGCGGCGGCGAAGAGATGCAGTGGCGCGAGCACGGCAGTCAGCAGCATTACTTCGCCTCGGCGGCCGGGCGCTTGATCATCGACGGCATCGAGGGTTTGCGCTCGGCGTTCTGGAGCTTCAGCTCGTTCAGCCTCGAGAACGTCGCTCAGACCCTGCTCGGCGAAGGCAAGGACATCGACAATCCGTACCAGCGCATGGCCTCGATCAACCGCATGTTCGCCGAAGACAAACCGGCGCTGGCCCGCTACAACCTCAAGGACTGCGAGCTGGTGACGCGGATATTCGCCAAAACCCAGCTGCTGACCTTCCTGCTCGAGCGCGCCACAGTCACCGGCTTGCCCGCAGACCGTAGCGGCGGCTCGGTGGCGGCTTTTGGCCACCTGTACATCCCCTTGATGCATCGCCAGGGGTTCGTTGCGCCCAACCTGGGGGATATACCCGCCCAGGCCAGCCCAGGCGGGTTCGTCATGGAGTCGCGGCCAGGGCTTTATGAATCGGTGCTGGTGCTGGATTACAAAAGCCTTTATCCCTCGATCATTCGCACCTTTTTGATCGATCCGGTCGGCCTGATCGAAGGTTTGCGCCAAGCGCCTGAAGAGCATCCGGTGCCCGGCTTTCGCGGCGCGAAATTCTCCCGTGAGCGCCATTGCCTGCCGGCGATCATCGAAAGCGTCTGGCGGGGCCGCGAGGTCGCCAAGCGCGAGGGCAACGCGCCGTTGTCCCAAGCGTTGAAGATCATCATGAATTCCTTCTATGGCGTGTTGGGCTCCAGCGGCTGCCGCTTCTTCGATACGCGCCTGGCATCGTCCATCACCCTGCGCGGCCACGAGATCATGCAGCGCACCCGGCAACTGATCGAGGCCCAGGGCTACAGCGTGATCTATGGCGATACCGATTCTACGTTCGTGTGGCTCAAGGGCGCTCACGACGAAGCCCAGGCATCAGCGATCGGGCAGAGGCTGGTGACCCAGGTCAATCAGTGGTGGCGTGAGCATCTGCAGGCTGATTACGGCCTGGCCAGTGCGCTTGAACTGCAGTTCGAAACCCATTACCAGCGCTTCCTGATGCCGACCATCCGCGGCGCCGAAGAGGGCAGCAAGAAACGTTACGCCGGTATGGTCACGCAGGCCGATGGCAGCACGCGGATGGTCTACAAAGGCCTCGAGACAGTACGCAGCGACTGGTCGCCCCTGGCCCGGGAATTCCAGCAGGCGCTGTATGAGCGGATCTTCTTACGCCAGGAATACCGCCAGTTCGTGCGCGATTACGTGCAGCGCACCCAGGACGGCGAGTTCGACGAATTATTGATCTACCGCAAACGCGTCCGCCGCCCGCTTGACCAGTATCAGGTCAATGTCCCGCCGCCGGTGCGCGCTGCGCGGCTCGCCGATCAATACAATGCCCTGCACGGCCGCCCGCTGCAGTACCAACGCGGCGGCTGGATCAGTTACGTGATCACCGTGGCCGGGCCCGAGCCATTGGAGACCCGAGCCTCGGCGATCGATTACGAGCATTACCTGAGCAAACAATTGCAGCCGGTGGCCGATGCCATCCTGCCGTTTGTGGGTGATGACTTCGCTACTTTGATTGGCGGGCAGATGGGCTTGTTCTAAAGTGCACGACTCTTGCCCCTATGGATGATGCCGCTTGAACAACAAACTGATGCCTTGGCTGCTGCTCGCGGTCGTACTGGCCACCGCTCCTTTGGCGCAAGCCCGCAATGACCGGCGCTCTGATGATTCGGTCGCGGGGGTGTTTGACTACTACCTGTTGGCCCTGAGTTGGTCGCCGACCTTTTGTCTGACCCATGCCGATAACGAGCAATGCACGGGCAAGGGCTACGGATTCGTCTTGCACGGGCTGTGGCCGCAGTATGATCGCGGCGGCTGGCCGCAATTCTGTAAAGGGGCAGCGCCGCTGACCGCAGCGGAACGTGCCCAGGGAAGCAGCTTGTACGTCAGCGGCCAATTGCTGAGCCACGAGTGGAAGAAGCACGGCACCTGCACAGGCCTGGGCGGCGCTGGCTATTTCAGTCAGGCTGACAAGGCGTTGGCAGTGGTCAAGATCCCGCCTGCGCTGCAACCGTCGACGGCCTCCCGGAGCCTGGAACCCAAAGCGATCGTCGATCTGTTTCAACGCGCGAACCCCGGGCTGCCGAGCAACGCCATTGCGGTGCGTTGCAATGGCCCGGAACTGGCCGAGGTGTGGGTGTGCCTGACCAAGGACTTGACGTTCAAGGCTTGCGACAACGGCGTGCGCAGCCAGTGTCGCAGTGGTGAGGTGCGGATCCCCGCAGTGCGCTGACGGTTACCGGTTTCTGCAGCGAGGGGCTTACCCCCGTTGGCCTGACCCCGTTATGCGCCTGACGTACCGAATCAGGGGCAAGCCCCCTCGCTGCAGGGTATTCAAGGCTGCACTGGCGGTAACGCCATGCCCTTGGGCCACAGCAGCCAGATCTGCCCCTGCTGCTTCATGTTGCCCGCCAGTTCGCCGGCCTGGTCGCCGGTGCCCCAGAACAGATCCGCACGCACTTCGCCGGCAATGGCGCCACCGGTATCCTGCGCGGCCACCGGTCGGACCACCGCCGTACCGTCCGGGCGGGTAGTGTTAAGCCACAGCAGGCTGCCCAAGGGAATCACCTTGCGGTCGATGGCCACGCTGTAGCCGGTGGTCAGCGGCACGTTCAACGAGCCG
Proteins encoded:
- a CDS encoding DUF1652 domain-containing protein; amino-acid sequence: MIPIRELRQIIESSFGPMTCSCAVNPGGTLTIEVTDPHTGQVDLLVVGVPTQKLVSVRAINDLIAELRADLRANQEWFSRHHQPSGGSKTHNN
- a CDS encoding DNA polymerase II, with the translated sequence MAEVTGVTQTGQGFILTRHWHDSPQGTWVEFWLATDQGPRHVRLAPQPSVAFFPEAQRDQVQALLSNEAGADIRPLQLRDFQHRPVLGLYCQQHRQLMALETLLRRHSVDVYEADIRPPERFLMERFITAPVSFSGQPDAQGVLTSAQLKPSADYRPKLRLVSLDIETTEQGELYCIGLEGCGQRQVYMLGPANGDATRVDFDLQYCATRVQLLEALNAWMARHDPDAIIGWNLVQFDLRVLHQHARQLAVPLRLGRGGEEMQWREHGSQQHYFASAAGRLIIDGIEGLRSAFWSFSSFSLENVAQTLLGEGKDIDNPYQRMASINRMFAEDKPALARYNLKDCELVTRIFAKTQLLTFLLERATVTGLPADRSGGSVAAFGHLYIPLMHRQGFVAPNLGDIPAQASPGGFVMESRPGLYESVLVLDYKSLYPSIIRTFLIDPVGLIEGLRQAPEEHPVPGFRGAKFSRERHCLPAIIESVWRGREVAKREGNAPLSQALKIIMNSFYGVLGSSGCRFFDTRLASSITLRGHEIMQRTRQLIEAQGYSVIYGDTDSTFVWLKGAHDEAQASAIGQRLVTQVNQWWREHLQADYGLASALELQFETHYQRFLMPTIRGAEEGSKKRYAGMVTQADGSTRMVYKGLETVRSDWSPLAREFQQALYERIFLRQEYRQFVRDYVQRTQDGEFDELLIYRKRVRRPLDQYQVNVPPPVRAARLADQYNALHGRPLQYQRGGWISYVITVAGPEPLETRASAIDYEHYLSKQLQPVADAILPFVGDDFATLIGGQMGLF
- a CDS encoding ribonuclease T2, whose product is MPWLLLAVVLATAPLAQARNDRRSDDSVAGVFDYYLLALSWSPTFCLTHADNEQCTGKGYGFVLHGLWPQYDRGGWPQFCKGAAPLTAAERAQGSSLYVSGQLLSHEWKKHGTCTGLGGAGYFSQADKALAVVKIPPALQPSTASRSLEPKAIVDLFQRANPGLPSNAIAVRCNGPELAEVWVCLTKDLTFKACDNGVRSQCRSGEVRIPAVR
- a CDS encoding LysR family transcriptional regulator translates to MITLAQLRCFLAVVDEMNFRRAAARLNMTQPPLTRQIQALEHQVGAPLFDRSSRHIRLTAAGEHFVRSARRIMAQSLDAVRDARRIAGGDSGALTIAFTAASSYVFLPRMVALLRAQMPEVSLTLREMTSPQQWAALRDEQIDIGLSRPPMIQAGIDSQRVYRERLCAVLPVGHALAEAGAIALEALAGETLITYPPVEALYLHDLINGWLHVRGVTFADVQHVTQTHSILALVAAGLGVGIVPQSVERFMPAEVVLKPIVGAEEVSVDLILAWRRTTDNAACQPAARLIIETLVGP
- a CDS encoding MarR family winged helix-turn-helix transcriptional regulator; translation: MPNDQAGLCCATAMRKASRRITQFYDDALAPSGLRSTQYAILAELAARAQCPPTLQELADALVLDRSALGHNLKPLERDGLIGQQQCIEDRRRRLITLSAEGQATFELAQGLWQRAQAHFLEVFGETKACALRQTLLEIAYDDRLVSARG